Within the Salinirubrum litoreum genome, the region GTCTTCGTCTTTCACGGGGAGTTCGACGCGGCCGTCCCGATTGCCCACGCCGAGTACGTGGTCGAGGCACTGCCAGACGTCGAGTTCCTCCGCGTCGATGCCGATCACCTCGCGGGCGTCGGCCCGGATGCCGACCGCCTCCGAGGGGCGCTCCACTCGTTCACCGAGTCGGTACTCGAGCAGGTGGCGTAGAGGAGTACTCGTCGACACGACGGCCCTCGTTGCTGCGACGGACGGCCGAGATACCCCCACGATGCCGCGGCTCACGTGCAGCGGTGGTGTGTGACCGTCGCCAGTCCCGCTCGTTTCAGGTCCTCTCGGGTGATCACCCTACGTCGTGGCTCGTGCAGTCTCACTCCCGGTTCCACGGCCCGATGTCGGGGTCGATGACCCGCTGTCGCTCCTCGATGCTGTCGATCGCAGCGAGGTCTGCGGTGTCAAGTGAGAGCGACGTCGCCGCGAGGTTCTCGGTGATGTGAGTGCCCGTCGCCTTCGGAATCGGGACGATGTCGTGTGCTACGGCCCACGCGAGACAGACCTGCGCCGTCGAGACGTCGTGTTTCGCGGCGACCTCGGCGAGGACCGGGTGATCGAGGATCTGACCGCGACCGAGCGGCGAGTAGGCGACGAGTCGGTGGCCGTGTTGCTCGGCGTACGCTCGGAGTTCTCGCTGTGGCAACAGCGGGTGACACTCGACCTGATGAGCGGCGACGGGCGCGTCGAGGATCGACCGCGCCTCGTCCAGCAGGGCCGGCGTGAAGTTGCTCAGACAGACGTGATCGACCAGCCCCTCGTCGTGGAGGGCGTCGAACGCCGGCAGTGTCGTCTCGGGGTCGTAGGCTCTGGCCGGCCAGTGGACGTACAGCATGTCGACGCTGTCGACGCCGAGACGGTCCAGACTCTCGCGTGTCGTCCGTCGCACGTCGTCGGGTGCGAGGTTGGTCGGGTGAACCTTCGTCGCGAGAACGACCTCGGAACGGTCGACGCTACTCTGCCGGATGCCCGCGCCGACCTGTGCTTCGTTCTCGTACATCTGTGCGGTGTCGACGTGTCTGTAGCCGGCATCGAGCGCCGCAGCGACGCTGTCGGTCCACACCGCGTCGGTCTCGTCGCCGGACGTTCCGTATCCGATCGGCGGGAGTTCGAGCCCAGTCATAGCCACACCGACGGAGAGGAGGCGGAAAAAGGCGAGTGAACGGGCAGGTTCGCGTGACGTACAGGTGTCAGTAGCACATACCTGTTCGTGGCAGCGAGTGACGCCGACCTGAGTCGGCACGCCAACAGCGTTCTGGGGGACGATCGTCTCTGCTCCCACAGCTTTTTCCGCTCCTCCGCCGCGTCTCCTGTATGGAACGACGACACCTCGGGAGTACCGAGTTGCCACTGTCCGCAGTCGGCCTCGGGACGTGGAACGTGGGGCCGGTCTGGGACGACGTCTCGGACGAACAGGCCCGCGAGGCGATCCGGACCGCCCTCGACGCGGGTGCGAACTTCGTCGACACGGCCGAAGTGTACGGCGACGGCCGAGCCGAGACCCTCATCCACGACGTCCTCGCAGAGCGGCCCGCTGACGGAGAGCGGGTCTACGTCGCGACGAAAGCCGCCCCGGACGCAGACGAACGTCACTCGGAGGCGGGACTGCGCGCGTCTGTGGCCGGCTCACAGGAGCGTCTCGGCGTCGACGAACTCGACCTACTCCAGTTGCACTGCCCCGAGACGGCCGCCTTCTACGAGCCCGAGACGTTCGCCGTGTTAGAAGAGCTCGAGGCCGAAGGCGAGATCGCACACGCCGGCGTCAGCGTCGAGAAGGTCGAGGAGGCGACGAAGGCCATCGAGTACGACGTGGTCGAGTCGGTGCAGATCATCTTCAACCCGTTCCGCCAGCGACCCGCAGAGCGCTTCTTCGAGCGTGCCGCCGCCGAAGACGTCGGGATCATCGTCCGTGTCCCCCTCGCGTCGGGGCTGCTCGCAGACGCGTTCGACGGGATCGACGACTTCGGTCCGGACGACCACCGCCGGACGGCAGCCGAGGGTGGCGTCTCCGCAGGCGTCGGGCGTGAGGGTGGCGAGACGTTCGCGGGCGTGCCGTTCGAGGACGGCCTCGATGCCGTCGCCGCGCTCCGGCGACTCGTCCCCGAGCAGGCGACGATGGCGCAGTTCACACTCCGCTGGATTCTCGATTTCGACGCCGTGACGACGGTCATCCCCGGGTCGACGACACCCGACCACGTCGCGGAGAACGTCGCCGCTGCCGACCTGGACCCGCTCTCTCACGAGACCCACGGCGCGGTTCGCGACGTGTACGAAACCCACCTCTACGACGCAGTCCACCACCGCTGGTGACAGTCGACTCGGGCGGGCCACCACACGCTCGGACTGTGTGTCGGTAACACGACGAGTCGGTCGGAGCAGAGGGTCGAGCGACAGGCCGGCTCAGCCGTCGAGTGTGACCCCGACTCGGCGGATCACGGGCGGGGCAGCGGCTGCGTACTGGTTCGCGAGGGCGTACTCCGCGTAGAGGTAGCTCGCGGGAGCGGAGACCCGTTCCTGCCGTACCTGCCGGTCGGCGTTGCCGAGTTCGGTCGCGACCCGCGAAGCGAGTCGGGAGGCCAGCGGCGCAGGCTCGGTGTCGAGTAGTGTCTGGAGTTGCTCTACGGCGGCGGTCCGTTCTGCGGCGATGGGGTCGACCGACTCCGGCGTCTCGTACGCACCGGCTTCGACGGCCTCGGTCACGGCGGCAAAGGCGCGGTCTGCGACCAGGCTGTGCATCGCGGCGCTGATCGTGAGTACGTCGTCGCCGGCGTCGTCGTCCGCTTCGACCGCGGTCTCTGCGTGACTCCAGCGACGGCGGGCGAGTTCCTCGAGCA harbors:
- a CDS encoding aldo/keto reductase, with translation MERRHLGSTELPLSAVGLGTWNVGPVWDDVSDEQAREAIRTALDAGANFVDTAEVYGDGRAETLIHDVLAERPADGERVYVATKAAPDADERHSEAGLRASVAGSQERLGVDELDLLQLHCPETAAFYEPETFAVLEELEAEGEIAHAGVSVEKVEEATKAIEYDVVESVQIIFNPFRQRPAERFFERAAAEDVGIIVRVPLASGLLADAFDGIDDFGPDDHRRTAAEGGVSAGVGREGGETFAGVPFEDGLDAVAALRRLVPEQATMAQFTLRWILDFDAVTTVIPGSTTPDHVAENVAAADLDPLSHETHGAVRDVYETHLYDAVHHRW
- a CDS encoding aldo/keto reductase; the encoded protein is MTGLELPPIGYGTSGDETDAVWTDSVAAALDAGYRHVDTAQMYENEAQVGAGIRQSSVDRSEVVLATKVHPTNLAPDDVRRTTRESLDRLGVDSVDMLYVHWPARAYDPETTLPAFDALHDEGLVDHVCLSNFTPALLDEARSILDAPVAAHQVECHPLLPQRELRAYAEQHGHRLVAYSPLGRGQILDHPVLAEVAAKHDVSTAQVCLAWAVAHDIVPIPKATGTHITENLAATSLSLDTADLAAIDSIEERQRVIDPDIGPWNRE